One window of the Thermodesulfomicrobium sp. WS genome contains the following:
- a CDS encoding acetyl-CoA carboxylase carboxyl transferase subunit alpha/beta, which produces MDRDKRIQELGTRLRYIQDIFACEQNPDVDLLTARYEEYCARYMHLSAEEAARQLKTLEDLFGFLERKLERQLTPIHKVRIVRHPQRICLKDILENVYDNYTEIGGQDEYSIDPSMLIARAYITRKRGKKTYNQAVMVIGQEKGHGQEFRNGGSVKPWGNAKALHYMKVAETENIPIHTYIFTPGSYPIEDYPGAAQQIARNLYEMAGLKVPIVAVISEGGSGGAEAIGLADTRIMMSHGYYSVISPEGAAAIEGRLKEGQRATPELIARCAEALKMTADDNRAMGYVDWVIHEPELGARPEHYEFFRKLRKAVIASTDEIVLEVSNLRLFRSWALKRHRGSDVLDVYVRWNLDAAAKERLLWRRYKKFRRMAQHAYKEERHVWKKAMTQAADALGGIYSYFRYELLGRHQKKVTELAEDVHAEMQVVMSWPARWWNRIQEAFSRKPEPAAELVQLSAWDEGRGQEGWQYVSPQAKQDRAIPCPGARKHGCLDQWAPDLFGDFAGVCSFCGHHFPMEYQWYLHNVFDPGSIDEFFADVESINPLKFPGFDERLAEAKKKTGHKSACMTFEARIEGTLVMVAMLMAAFRGGSVGAAEGEKFIRAIERARRKQLPFLAYVHGTAGIRIQEGVNGVIQMPRCTMAVRRYIEAGGLYLVLYDTNSYAGPVASFLGCSPYQFAVRSANIGFAGRGVIRETTGMDIPPDYHNAFQALSRGHIQGIWDRREIRANLIQSLKTMGGRNLYYR; this is translated from the coding sequence ATGGACCGTGACAAACGTATCCAGGAGCTGGGTACCCGGCTCCGGTATATTCAAGATATCTTCGCTTGCGAACAGAATCCGGACGTGGATCTGCTCACTGCCCGGTATGAGGAGTATTGCGCCCGGTATATGCACTTGTCTGCCGAGGAAGCCGCTCGTCAGCTCAAGACCTTGGAGGACCTCTTTGGGTTTTTGGAACGCAAATTGGAGCGGCAGCTCACTCCGATACATAAGGTGCGCATCGTTCGGCACCCGCAGCGCATCTGTCTCAAGGATATCCTGGAGAACGTCTACGACAACTATACCGAGATCGGCGGCCAGGATGAATATAGTATTGATCCCAGCATGCTCATCGCCCGTGCCTACATCACCCGCAAGCGGGGAAAAAAGACCTACAACCAGGCGGTGATGGTCATCGGCCAGGAAAAAGGCCATGGCCAGGAATTCCGCAACGGCGGCTCGGTCAAGCCGTGGGGCAACGCCAAGGCCCTGCATTACATGAAGGTGGCCGAGACCGAGAACATCCCCATCCACACCTACATCTTCACCCCCGGCTCATATCCCATCGAGGACTACCCCGGGGCAGCGCAGCAGATCGCCCGCAATCTCTACGAGATGGCGGGGCTCAAGGTCCCCATCGTGGCGGTCATTTCCGAGGGCGGCTCCGGCGGGGCCGAGGCCATTGGGCTGGCGGACACCCGCATCATGATGTCCCATGGCTACTATTCGGTCATCTCGCCCGAAGGCGCGGCCGCCATCGAAGGCCGGCTCAAGGAAGGCCAGCGCGCCACCCCGGAGCTCATCGCCCGCTGCGCCGAGGCCCTCAAGATGACGGCCGACGACAACCGCGCCATGGGCTACGTGGATTGGGTGATCCATGAGCCGGAACTGGGGGCCCGGCCCGAGCATTACGAGTTCTTTCGCAAGCTGCGCAAGGCGGTGATCGCCTCCACGGATGAAATCGTCCTCGAGGTGAGCAACCTGCGGCTCTTCCGTTCCTGGGCCCTCAAGCGGCACCGGGGCTCCGACGTGCTCGATGTGTATGTGCGTTGGAACCTGGACGCTGCCGCCAAGGAGCGGCTTTTGTGGCGTCGGTACAAGAAATTCCGGCGCATGGCCCAGCATGCCTACAAGGAAGAGCGGCATGTGTGGAAAAAGGCCATGACGCAGGCGGCCGATGCCTTGGGCGGTATCTATTCGTATTTCCGCTATGAGCTGCTGGGCCGACACCAGAAAAAGGTGACGGAGCTGGCCGAAGACGTGCATGCGGAGATGCAGGTGGTCATGAGCTGGCCGGCGCGCTGGTGGAACCGTATCCAGGAGGCCTTCTCGCGCAAGCCGGAGCCAGCGGCGGAGCTGGTGCAGCTCTCGGCCTGGGACGAGGGGCGAGGTCAGGAAGGCTGGCAGTACGTGAGCCCTCAGGCCAAGCAAGACCGCGCCATCCCGTGTCCTGGGGCGCGCAAACACGGCTGCCTCGATCAATGGGCCCCGGACCTGTTTGGCGACTTTGCCGGGGTGTGCAGCTTTTGCGGGCACCATTTTCCCATGGAGTACCAATGGTATCTCCACAATGTCTTCGATCCCGGCTCCATCGACGAATTCTTCGCCGATGTGGAGTCCATCAATCCGCTGAAATTCCCCGGCTTTGACGAGCGCCTGGCCGAGGCCAAGAAGAAGACCGGGCACAAGAGCGCCTGCATGACCTTCGAGGCGCGCATCGAAGGCACCTTGGTCATGGTGGCCATGCTCATGGCGGCCTTCCGCGGCGGGTCCGTGGGCGCGGCCGAGGGGGAAAAGTTCATCCGCGCCATTGAGCGCGCCCGGCGCAAGCAGCTCCCCTTTTTGGCGTATGTGCACGGCACGGCCGGTATCCGTATCCAGGAGGGGGTCAACGGCGTCATCCAGATGCCACGCTGCACCATGGCCGTGCGCCGCTACATCGAGGCCGGGGGCCTGTATCTGGTGCTTTATGACACCAACTCCTATGCCGGGCCGGTGGCCAGCTTCCTCGGGTGCTCGCCGTACCAATTTGCCGTGCGCTCGGCCAATATCGGCTTTGCCGGCCGTGGGGTCATCCGCGAGACCACGGGAATGGATATCCCCCCGGACTATCATAATGCCTTTCAGGCCCTCTCCCGCGGGCATATTCAGGGGATTTGGGATCGCCGCGAGATCCGCGCCAACCTCATCCAGTCGCTCAAGACCATGGGCGGCCGTAACCTGTACTACCGCTAG
- a CDS encoding biotin attachment protein produces MDVKEMLRRLHESPFEEIVVRAPHSGIARFALTAPGAQVSGPSGTWREKPGTAIVRLEREGAVRPVCAPQKGELIALATDKDGAFVQAGEELARIRHFLTKEEVLDRILREALHLFCAPEKGKYYFTAEVDIKVKAKGSRSVRVEDGMELFILSRMKRETTLRYSGPSGIVYAVYFEGGESVDAGAPLIGVCAESELPTIEDVVARVQSEWEEV; encoded by the coding sequence ATGGATGTCAAAGAGATGTTGCGTCGTCTTCACGAGTCTCCCTTCGAGGAAATCGTCGTGCGCGCCCCGCACTCGGGGATCGCACGTTTTGCGCTGACAGCGCCAGGGGCGCAGGTGTCTGGGCCTTCGGGGACGTGGCGGGAAAAGCCGGGCACGGCCATCGTGCGTCTGGAGCGCGAAGGGGCGGTGCGGCCGGTGTGCGCCCCGCAAAAAGGGGAGTTGATTGCCCTGGCCACGGACAAAGACGGCGCCTTTGTGCAGGCGGGCGAAGAATTGGCGCGTATCCGCCACTTTCTCACCAAGGAAGAGGTGCTCGATCGCATTTTGCGTGAGGCCTTGCACCTTTTTTGCGCTCCGGAGAAAGGCAAATATTATTTTACCGCAGAAGTGGACATCAAGGTCAAGGCCAAGGGGAGCCGCAGCGTGCGCGTGGAAGACGGGATGGAGCTCTTTATCCTCTCGCGCATGAAGCGGGAAACCACCTTGCGGTACAGCGGCCCATCCGGCATTGTGTACGCGGTCTATTTCGAAGGCGGAGAGTCCGTGGATGCCGGGGCGCCGCTCATCGGGGTGTGTGCGGAATCCGAACTCCCCACCATCGAGGACGTGGTGGCCCGGGTGCAGAGCGAATGGGAGGAAGTCTAG
- a CDS encoding single-stranded DNA-binding protein produces MAGTLNKVMLIGRLGRDPELRYTPSGQAVANFSLATDESYTTKDGQRVERTEWHRIVVWGKQAEFCGNYLSKGRLVYVEGRLETRKWQDNQGQDRATTEIRADRVLGLDSRPAGEGGYAPAPDLGRVQGSEEEDTGPVFPGKASQMDDVPF; encoded by the coding sequence ATGGCTGGAACGTTGAACAAAGTGATGCTCATCGGCCGTCTGGGCCGGGATCCGGAACTCCGCTACACCCCCAGCGGGCAGGCCGTGGCCAATTTCTCGCTGGCCACGGATGAGTCCTACACCACCAAAGACGGGCAACGGGTGGAACGCACCGAATGGCATCGTATCGTGGTCTGGGGCAAGCAGGCGGAGTTTTGCGGCAATTATTTGTCCAAGGGCCGATTGGTGTATGTGGAAGGTCGCCTGGAGACCCGCAAATGGCAGGATAACCAGGGCCAAGACCGCGCGACCACAGAGATCCGCGCCGACCGGGTGCTGGGCCTGGACTCCCGCCCTGCAGGCGAGGGCGGTTACGCACCGGCACCGGATCTGGGACGGGTCCAGGGATCGGAAGAAGAGGACACCGGTCCGGTGTTCCCGGGCAAGGCCTCGCAGATGGATGACGTCCCCTTCTAG
- a CDS encoding NlpC/P60 family protein yields the protein MERLQAVALTWVGVPYRAGGMDRRGVDCSGLVARIYEEAWGLPLPRRALDQAEIGSGVAPAWRRAGDLVFFWDGGPHSGILLDPNRFIHASWSRGVMVSELDAYWWPRLRAVRRVLSDY from the coding sequence GTGGAGCGCCTGCAGGCAGTTGCCTTGACGTGGGTGGGCGTCCCGTATCGGGCAGGGGGCATGGACCGTCGGGGCGTGGACTGTTCCGGGCTTGTGGCGCGTATCTACGAAGAGGCGTGGGGGCTTCCCCTGCCTCGTCGCGCGTTGGATCAGGCCGAGATCGGAAGCGGGGTTGCCCCCGCCTGGCGGCGGGCGGGAGATTTGGTCTTTTTTTGGGATGGCGGTCCGCACAGCGGGATCCTCTTGGATCCCAACCGCTTCATCCATGCGTCGTGGAGCCGGGGCGTGATGGTGTCGGAACTGGATGCCTATTGGTGGCCGCGGCTGCGGGCCGTACGCCGAGTCCTTTCAGATTACTGA
- the thrB gene encoding homoserine kinase gives MTTIVLIGMAAAGKTTVARALAALSGWAMVDTDALLEAWWGAPLQAIRDHLGLEGFLDAEAEGIMRLSMRRAIIATGGSVVYRENAMEHLVRQGWIVHVDASLATIAGRLHNVTSRGLAMRPGQTVAELYAERAPLYARWAQFRVCTDSLDPQAAAARIWEHFSTLTEHAS, from the coding sequence ATGACCACGATCGTGCTCATCGGCATGGCGGCGGCGGGCAAAACCACCGTGGCCCGCGCCTTGGCGGCCCTTTCAGGCTGGGCCATGGTGGACACCGATGCCCTTCTGGAAGCCTGGTGGGGGGCCCCGCTGCAGGCCATCCGCGACCATTTGGGGCTGGAAGGCTTTCTCGACGCCGAAGCCGAAGGCATCATGCGCCTGTCCATGCGCCGGGCCATCATCGCCACCGGCGGCAGTGTGGTGTACCGGGAAAACGCCATGGAGCATCTGGTCCGACAGGGCTGGATCGTCCACGTGGACGCAAGCCTCGCCACCATCGCCGGCCGCCTGCACAATGTGACCAGCCGAGGGCTCGCCATGCGTCCAGGACAAACAGTGGCCGAGCTCTACGCCGAACGCGCGCCCCTCTACGCCCGCTGGGCCCAGTTCCGCGTGTGCACCGACTCCCTCGATCCCCAGGCCGCCGCGGCCAGGATCTGGGAACACTTCTCCACCCTGACCGAGCACGCCTCATGA
- a CDS encoding ABC transporter ATP-binding protein gives MLTVTNLVVRYGNIEALHGISFTVNQGEIVTLIGANGAGKTTTLHTIARVAPPEGPRVTAGDIQFHGQSILGMEAHQVVRDLHIALAPEGRHIFGNLTVEENLALATYARKDTRRMAQDLELVYHLFPRLAERRHQRSESLSGGEQQMLAVGRALMTGATFLMLDEPSMGLAPLLMYDMFRALKELNAQGMTILLIEQNARVALSFAHRGYVLDTGEITLHGTAQELKANPDVKKAYLGG, from the coding sequence ATGCTCACAGTCACCAACCTCGTAGTCCGCTACGGCAATATCGAAGCCCTGCATGGCATCTCCTTCACGGTGAACCAAGGCGAAATCGTGACCTTGATCGGTGCCAACGGCGCGGGCAAGACCACGACCCTGCACACCATCGCCCGCGTGGCGCCCCCCGAAGGCCCACGGGTCACGGCCGGCGACATTCAGTTCCACGGCCAAAGCATCCTCGGCATGGAAGCCCACCAGGTGGTGCGCGACCTCCACATCGCCCTGGCCCCTGAAGGCCGGCATATCTTCGGCAATCTCACGGTGGAGGAAAACCTCGCCCTGGCCACCTACGCCCGCAAGGATACGAGGCGCATGGCCCAGGATTTGGAGCTGGTGTACCACCTCTTTCCGCGTCTCGCCGAGCGCCGTCACCAGCGCAGCGAGTCCCTTTCCGGCGGCGAGCAGCAGATGCTCGCCGTAGGCCGGGCGCTCATGACCGGGGCCACCTTCCTCATGCTCGATGAACCGAGCATGGGGCTTGCGCCGCTGCTCATGTACGACATGTTCCGCGCCCTCAAGGAGCTCAACGCCCAAGGCATGACCATCCTCCTCATCGAACAGAACGCCCGCGTGGCCCTTTCCTTCGCCCACCGCGGCTACGTGCTCGACACCGGAGAGATCACCCTCCACGGCACGGCGCAAGAGCTCAAGGCCAATCCGGACGTGAAAAAGGCCTACCTCGGCGGTTAG
- a CDS encoding ABC transporter ATP-binding protein has protein sequence MPLLQISGLTQYFGGLCALSDFSITLEGRELIALIGPNGAGKTTVFNLISGFYTPTAGDIVFQGERINGLRPHAITLRGIARTFQNIRLWHDMTVLENIQLAQHGALQYGLWDAFARTSHYRSREAAISAWSMEILEALKLRDLAGERPRNLPYGVQRRVEIARALSTRPSLLLLDEPAAGLNSADVRELIDLIGWIHREFPIAIWMIEHQMDVVMTLCSWIKVIDFGVTIAEGTPQQIQTNPDVIKAYLGDENI, from the coding sequence ATGCCACTTTTGCAGATTTCCGGTCTCACCCAATACTTCGGCGGCCTGTGCGCCTTGTCGGATTTTTCCATCACCCTCGAAGGACGCGAGCTCATCGCCCTCATCGGCCCCAACGGCGCTGGTAAGACCACGGTGTTCAACCTCATCTCCGGCTTTTATACGCCAACGGCCGGAGACATCGTCTTCCAAGGCGAGCGCATCAACGGCCTGCGCCCCCACGCCATCACCCTGCGCGGCATTGCCCGTACCTTCCAAAACATCCGTCTCTGGCACGACATGACGGTGCTCGAAAACATCCAATTGGCGCAGCACGGGGCCTTGCAGTATGGCCTGTGGGACGCCTTTGCCCGCACCAGCCACTACCGAAGCCGAGAAGCGGCCATTTCCGCGTGGTCCATGGAGATCCTCGAGGCGCTCAAGCTGCGCGATTTGGCCGGGGAGCGGCCGCGCAACCTGCCCTACGGCGTCCAGCGCCGGGTGGAGATCGCCCGCGCCCTGTCCACCCGGCCGTCGCTGCTGCTCCTCGATGAGCCGGCCGCGGGCCTCAACTCCGCCGACGTGCGCGAGCTCATCGACCTCATCGGCTGGATCCACCGCGAATTTCCCATCGCCATCTGGATGATCGAGCACCAGATGGACGTGGTCATGACCCTGTGCTCGTGGATCAAAGTCATCGATTTCGGCGTCACCATCGCCGAAGGCACGCCCCAGCAGATCCAAACCAACCCCGACGTCATCAAAGCCTACTTGGGAGACGAGAACATCTAA
- a CDS encoding branched-chain amino acid ABC transporter permease: MQRASAPLLTILGLAVVLGLAHLGIIDGYVQTVLMFIGVNIILSSSLNIVNGYMGEFACGHAGFMAVGAYVSSILNIVLFTDAKNFGLELLPPQMTIIAFPVVLFLGGLAAAITGLLVAIPSFKTRDDYLAIITIAANYIIISTVINMESIGGPRGFMGMKKILFAMEDTFDAPWMLFWVALFTVLCVAAIRRLMSSTYGKAIIAIKQDEVAAEIMSVNTNRIKLVAFMFSSGLAGIAGGLFAHILGYINPNSFGILKSTECLVMVYLGGMGSLSGSVISAVIFTILLEALRFIIPAVDTALHWVHLLPADYELSQVWKWVIIPLLLIVLMQFRPEGIMGDRELSDVFPRLKRYFSFS, encoded by the coding sequence ATGCAGCGTGCTTCCGCCCCACTCCTGACGATCCTGGGTCTTGCGGTCGTCCTTGGGCTCGCCCATCTGGGCATTATCGATGGATATGTTCAAACCGTGCTCATGTTCATCGGGGTCAACATCATCCTTTCCAGCAGCCTCAACATCGTCAACGGGTATATGGGAGAGTTTGCCTGCGGCCATGCAGGGTTCATGGCGGTGGGCGCTTACGTCTCCTCCATCCTCAACATCGTTCTGTTCACCGATGCCAAAAATTTTGGTCTGGAGCTTTTGCCGCCGCAGATGACCATCATCGCCTTTCCCGTGGTGCTGTTCCTCGGCGGCCTGGCCGCAGCCATCACCGGCCTCTTGGTGGCGATCCCCTCCTTCAAAACCCGGGACGACTACCTGGCCATTATCACCATTGCGGCCAACTACATCATCATCAGCACCGTCATCAATATGGAAAGCATCGGCGGCCCAAGAGGGTTCATGGGCATGAAGAAGATCCTCTTCGCCATGGAAGATACTTTTGACGCCCCCTGGATGCTCTTCTGGGTGGCCCTCTTTACCGTGCTCTGCGTCGCCGCCATCCGCAGGCTCATGTCGTCCACCTATGGCAAGGCCATCATCGCCATCAAACAGGACGAAGTGGCCGCCGAAATCATGAGCGTGAATACCAACCGCATCAAACTCGTGGCCTTCATGTTTTCCAGTGGGCTTGCGGGGATCGCCGGCGGACTTTTCGCCCATATCCTCGGCTACATCAACCCCAACTCCTTCGGCATCCTCAAGTCCACCGAATGCTTGGTGATGGTCTATCTCGGCGGCATGGGATCTTTGTCAGGCTCGGTAATCTCTGCAGTGATCTTCACCATACTCCTCGAGGCGCTGCGTTTTATCATCCCCGCAGTGGATACAGCCCTGCATTGGGTCCATCTCTTGCCTGCGGACTATGAGCTTTCCCAGGTGTGGAAGTGGGTCATCATCCCCTTGCTCCTCATTGTGCTCATGCAGTTCCGGCCGGAAGGCATCATGGGCGACCGAGAGCTCTCCGACGTCTTCCCGCGGCTCAAACGCTACTTTTCCTTCAGCTAG
- a CDS encoding branched-chain amino acid ABC transporter permease, producing the protein MFDSILQNFFNALQWGSFYSLIALGYTLVYGVLRLINFAHGDIFMVGAYIAFFVATFLLGSAISPPMALALTVPLTMLLTAAVGVSIERIAYRPLRRKGANRLYVVITALMCGLILENGNLALLGASRKSFPQLLDKTVYALGPVSLTNQKVAVIVCTVLVFLFLQFVVTKTKIGMAMRAISYDKFAVPLMGIPLDTIIVFTFILGSSFAGLAGLLFALSYPVLDPYMGAMVGWKAFISAVVGGIGDIRGAFVGGFLLGFVEILVVAFFPSTYRELIAFTILLVILYKKPTGIFGVAGTTKI; encoded by the coding sequence GTGTTCGATTCCATTTTGCAAAATTTCTTCAATGCATTGCAGTGGGGGAGTTTCTACTCGCTCATCGCCTTGGGCTACACGCTGGTGTACGGCGTGCTGCGGCTCATCAACTTCGCCCATGGCGACATCTTCATGGTGGGCGCGTATATCGCCTTTTTCGTGGCCACGTTCTTGCTGGGGAGCGCCATCTCCCCCCCCATGGCGCTTGCGCTGACCGTGCCGCTCACCATGCTGCTCACCGCCGCCGTAGGCGTCTCCATCGAGCGCATCGCGTACCGCCCCTTGCGGCGCAAAGGCGCCAACCGCCTCTACGTGGTCATCACCGCCCTCATGTGCGGGCTTATTCTGGAAAATGGAAACCTCGCGCTCCTTGGCGCCAGCCGCAAAAGCTTTCCCCAACTCTTGGACAAGACGGTCTACGCCCTCGGCCCGGTGAGCCTCACCAACCAAAAGGTGGCGGTCATCGTCTGTACGGTCCTCGTCTTTCTCTTCCTCCAATTCGTGGTCACCAAGACCAAAATCGGCATGGCCATGCGCGCCATTTCCTATGATAAATTCGCGGTGCCGCTCATGGGCATCCCGCTGGATACCATCATCGTCTTTACCTTTATCCTGGGCTCTTCCTTTGCCGGGCTGGCGGGTCTGCTCTTCGCCCTCTCCTATCCGGTTTTGGATCCCTACATGGGCGCCATGGTAGGATGGAAGGCATTCATTTCTGCAGTGGTCGGCGGCATTGGCGATATTCGCGGCGCTTTCGTTGGAGGATTTCTCTTAGGATTCGTGGAGATTTTGGTGGTCGCATTCTTCCCGTCCACTTACCGGGAACTCATCGCCTTTACCATCCTCCTCGTGATCCTGTACAAGAAACCCACCGGCATCTTCGGCGTGGCCGGTACAACCAAAATCTAA
- a CDS encoding ABC transporter substrate-binding protein: MLSVLLLAGSALAETIKIGFNLPLTGDIPKVGEASKFAAEMLKEEINSKGGLEVGGTKYQLEFIYEDNESKAESAVAASLKLIEQNQVLAIVGPNSSKQAIPAGQVANDNETPMISPWSTNPDTTKNRPWVFRAAFLDPFQGPIAVDFVKKQFGAKSAAVLFALDNDYSKGLAEIFRAEFEKKNGKGSITAFESYSSKDQDFSAQLTKIIASKPDVIFLPDNYNEVALIVKQAHDLGWKGPFMGSDAWGSAELMPLCGKDCVGHYFSTHYAAAGAKGDTKVFIDRYTAKYGYAPDDVAALTWDATRIVLTAIQDVGKLTGNVRKDRKAIRDAMAAIKEFKGVTGNMKFDDQGDPIKCAVVVKIAEDGQFTFAESVCP; this comes from the coding sequence ATGCTCAGTGTCTTGCTGCTTGCAGGCAGCGCCCTGGCGGAAACCATCAAAATCGGCTTCAACCTCCCGCTCACCGGCGACATCCCCAAGGTGGGCGAGGCGTCCAAGTTCGCTGCCGAAATGCTCAAGGAGGAAATCAACAGCAAAGGCGGCCTCGAGGTGGGTGGCACAAAGTACCAGCTGGAATTCATCTACGAAGACAACGAGTCCAAAGCCGAATCCGCCGTGGCAGCTTCCCTCAAGCTCATCGAGCAAAACCAGGTGCTCGCCATCGTCGGCCCCAATTCCAGCAAGCAGGCCATCCCTGCCGGCCAAGTGGCCAATGACAACGAAACGCCCATGATCTCCCCCTGGTCCACCAATCCGGACACCACCAAAAACCGGCCCTGGGTGTTCCGCGCCGCCTTCCTGGACCCGTTCCAGGGGCCCATTGCCGTGGACTTCGTGAAGAAGCAGTTCGGCGCCAAGTCCGCGGCCGTGCTTTTTGCCTTGGACAATGACTACTCCAAGGGGCTGGCCGAAATCTTCCGCGCCGAGTTCGAGAAGAAGAACGGCAAGGGGAGCATCACCGCCTTTGAATCCTACTCCAGCAAGGACCAGGACTTCAGCGCCCAGCTCACCAAGATCATCGCCTCCAAGCCCGACGTGATCTTCCTGCCGGACAACTACAACGAAGTGGCACTCATCGTGAAGCAGGCCCATGACCTGGGCTGGAAAGGCCCCTTCATGGGTTCCGACGCCTGGGGAAGCGCCGAACTCATGCCCCTGTGCGGCAAGGACTGTGTCGGCCACTATTTCTCCACCCACTACGCCGCTGCAGGTGCCAAGGGAGACACCAAGGTCTTCATCGACCGCTACACCGCCAAGTATGGCTACGCCCCGGACGACGTGGCCGCCCTCACCTGGGACGCCACCCGCATCGTGCTCACCGCCATCCAGGATGTGGGCAAGCTCACCGGCAATGTGCGCAAGGACCGCAAGGCCATCCGCGACGCCATGGCCGCCATCAAGGAATTCAAAGGGGTCACCGGCAACATGAAGTTCGACGACCAGGGCGATCCCATCAAGTGCGCCGTGGTGGTGAAAATCGCCGAAGACGGCCAGTTCACCTTTGCCGAATCCGTGTGCCCGTAA
- a CDS encoding D-sedoheptulose 7-phosphate isomerase → MESDLRWMHAVIARHAQEGVVLRERYFAAAAGEVAQAAAALAAILAGGGKVLVCGNGGSAADAQHLAAELVNRFRMDRPALPALALTVDTSVLTAVANDVAFEAVFARQVEALGQSGDMLVAISTSGRSPNVLAALRTARARGMTCLGLCGADPQPMGPLCQHLLAVPHGSTPLVQEIHITLIHMLCELVEQALFSQSAP, encoded by the coding sequence ATGGAATCGGATCTGCGTTGGATGCACGCTGTCATCGCCCGCCACGCCCAGGAAGGGGTTGTGCTGCGGGAGCGATACTTTGCCGCGGCTGCCGGCGAGGTGGCCCAGGCCGCGGCGGCGCTGGCGGCGATTCTGGCCGGCGGCGGCAAGGTGTTGGTGTGCGGCAATGGCGGCAGCGCTGCCGATGCCCAGCATTTGGCTGCAGAGCTGGTCAATCGTTTTCGCATGGATCGGCCTGCCTTGCCGGCCCTTGCCCTGACCGTAGACACCTCGGTGCTCACCGCTGTGGCCAATGACGTCGCCTTCGAGGCGGTGTTTGCCCGCCAGGTGGAGGCCTTGGGCCAGTCAGGGGACATGTTGGTGGCCATCTCCACCTCAGGACGGAGCCCCAATGTCTTGGCCGCGCTGCGGACGGCGCGCGCCCGCGGCATGACCTGCCTGGGCCTGTGCGGGGCGGACCCTCAGCCTATGGGGCCGCTGTGCCAGCACCTATTGGCCGTGCCCCATGGAAGCACCCCCCTGGTGCAGGAAATCCATATCACCCTGATCCACATGCTGTGCGAGCTGGTGGAACAGGCGCTTTTTTCGCAATCTGCTCCATAA
- a CDS encoding zinc ribbon domain-containing protein codes for MPIYEYCCTDCGKEFEEVVLGEATVACPHCGSTKVTKLLSCSHFRTGGPIVQGSPSANAITTRGKSGCASCSGGSCSTCH; via the coding sequence ATGCCCATCTATGAATATTGCTGCACGGATTGCGGCAAGGAATTCGAGGAGGTCGTTCTGGGTGAGGCGACGGTGGCGTGCCCGCATTGCGGCAGCACCAAGGTGACCAAGCTGCTCTCCTGCAGCCATTTTCGTACTGGCGGTCCCATCGTTCAGGGGAGCCCGAGCGCCAATGCCATCACCACCCGTGGGAAGAGCGGTTGCGCTTCCTGCTCGGGCGGCAGCTGCTCCACCTGCCACTAG